Part of the Brachyhypopomus gauderio isolate BG-103 chromosome 17, BGAUD_0.2, whole genome shotgun sequence genome, CTCTGGTAGGGCCAGGGGGCTACTGTGGTAGGGCAAAGGTTACTACTGTGTGAGCTACTGAGCTACTATATTAGGACTAGTCAGCGAATGCATTATGGCCCCTCTGGGCAAACAAACACAGTCACACTGCAACATGGTACACACTCGGGCAGTGACATCACTCTGACGCAAGCAGCTTCGGTGTTCCCCGGGCCAGTGACCTAGGCTTATCCAAACACTTCTCCCTCGCCAGAGGTGTGTTAGCACCAATGAGGCCCGATCTTACCCAGAGGTCTCATAAATTCGTAGTAAAGCCCCTTAAATGACTTTGGGGTGGGGGAgcgagacacgcacacacacacggcggtagagagagaggacataACAAAGATATTCCGATTGAACATATTTGTGGTTAGAGCAGGATATTTCCAGCGTAGAACGCAAGGGTCTTTTTTTCCTGATGGAGACAGCTGGAGATAAAAATAAGGGTGCGTTTAAAGCTCTGCTCCACAAGATCGCCCTAATGTCCGCCAGCGTCCAGGGCGAATGCTAAAAAACCCGATTTCGCCACACTTTTCTCTACGATCCACCATGAATGGGCACTCGACAGAATTACTGTCAACTTCAGTTTATCTGCTAAGATAATATTGACCTTCCAGCAGATTCTTAGAACGGCAGTTTATTCGTTTGGTGCCAGATTTTGACTTTTGTTTGCACTGTTTAGACTATTGGATTTGGCTTAATTAAAGAATCGTAGCAATTTGCCTtaaattgcaaaaaaaaaaactaccctAATCTTTAAAGATGTGGTTAAAGTTTAAAACATTAAGGTGAATGTTGCTTAAAGATTCCAGAGAGGACTGATGACCGTATGTTACCAAATTTGATTACGTTGAAAAACATTTCAGTTTTTAGTGTGGCATCTGACCTCCTCCCtgtcgtgcacacacacacacacacacacacacacccacccgctcGCGCCCTTTCACACCCCCCCTCCATGCTACCTCCCTAACTGAGCAGCACATTCCGGAGGGTTCCTTCCCTTGTAAGGTATCCTTTGTGGTGTCTGTATTTAGGGGAAATGGCTAATATTTAGGGACTGGAACTTGTAATGTTAGCTGGGCGCCTATTTAAAACGGGGCCGTGTTTGCCCTATACATAGCCCAAACAGTTACTCCAGCGTGTATAGGGGGAAGCAGCCCAGCCCTGCCCAGTGAAGTGCCGTGTCCCAAACCGTGTCCCCTGCTCCCTCCTCTACCTGCTCTAGGCACTAGCCCTCAGCAGCGGAGAGGAGGTGGGCCGAAAAGCCTACTTGTAGCACAGGTGAGATGGAAACTGCTCACTCCGCCGGGCCCCGTCTCCACCGTAACCCACGAAACGCACAGGACCAGGTTGTTGGCTGACGTTGGGGTGACGGTGAGGAAAGCCCAACAGAGAGGGGCGAGAGTTTAGGGGCCCATGTGGGAACGCGGTTTAGAACGGCGTCAGGAAGGTTTGTAGCTCACTTCTCAAATTCATAAAAAATGAATGAAGTGGGAACGCGGTTTAGAACGGCGTCATCCAGGTTTGTAGCGCACTTCTCAAATTCATAAAAAATGAATGAAGTGGGAACGCGGTTTAGAACGGCGTCATCCAGGTTTGTAGCGCACTTCTCAAATTCATAAAAAATGAATATCGGTTTATTCTGCAATACCTGAGACTTCTGTTATTACGTCCGTTTTGATTGGATGGAGAATAGGGCGAGTTATGTTGCTGTGGTCAGGTCCTTGTGTAAGGTGCAGTACTGTCAACAGTCTGGTCTGTGTTCAACAGCTTCTGACATGCCGACGTGAACATTACGTAAGACGTGTACTGCATAATGCCAATGTGACTGTGCAGCAGGTGAGCAAGATGACTTGTATCATTGTGTAATCGGGGTgggcgtgtgtgtttttgcgtgtgtgtctatgtttgcgcgtgcgtgtgcgcgcgtgtgcagtCCTCCCCGGGAGCCAGCACAGTCCCCTGAAGCGTTCCGTGTCTCTGACCCCTCCGATGAGCGGCCCCTCCAACCAGCCCCTGGGCCACGTCTGGCTGTCCCAGGAGGACCTGCGGGGGCGGGCCCCGGCCCCAGAGCACGCCCCGCTCTCCCCCCAGAGCAGCGTGGCCTCGTCGGGCAGCGGGGGCAGCGAGCACTTGGAGGATGGCTCTGGGCTGGGCATCGCCATCCGCAGCACATTCCACGACGAGGGGAGCGGCATGCGGGGTGAGGATCGCAGACCCGGATTGGTGGGGGGCACCGATCGGCCAATGAGCACCCTTCGTTAGTAGCTGGGGGACGGGGGATGTCCTGTGTTGACGTGGGTCCACATAACGTCCAGCTCTTACACCTAGCCGGTTGATCGTAGCGCTTGTCTGTTTAGCAAGACCAGAAAGTCGTCAGATGTTTTTGATGGttctgtgtttattttttgGGTCAGACTGTACTAAATAGTTGGGTTAACTATACTAAATATCAATATCTtaggtgtgttttttttagaaTTAGAGCTTGTTGTTTTcctaaaagcaaaaaaaaacccctaaaTCCGTTTAGTCGCTAACGTTGGTTTTCTGTCTTAAAAAAACGTATAGATGGTGTTCTGCCGTGTTCTgtgagtagggagaggggtgtaGCTCCCTTCTTGTAGACTGTGAGTTTCCATTAAAATGGTATTTAAGAAGAGATCCCCAGTAGAGTTAACATGCTTTGCACCTGAGCTTAGGTGTcaagaggtgagtgtgtgtttgcacatgcTTCTCTTAAGATGGgatgtgtgcacacactcatgtgctcctggccttgtctgtgtgtgtgtgtgtgtgtgtgtgtgtgtgtgtgtgtgtgtgtgtgtgtgtgtgtgtgtgtgtgccccacAGATGTGCCAGCGTGGCTGAAAAGCCTACGTCTGCACAAGTACGCCGGCCTCTTCTCCACCATGACCTACGAGGAGATGATGTCCCTGACGGAGCAGCACCTGGaggcgcaggtgtgtgtggggacaggtggGGGCAGGTGGGGACAGGTGGGGACAGGTGGGGGCAGGTGGGGACAGGTGGGGGCAGGTGGGGACAGGTGGGGACAGGTGGGGACAGGTGGGGGCAGGTGGGGACAGGTGGGGACAGGTGGGGACAGGTGGGGACAGGTGGGGGCAGGTGGGGACGTTTAGGTGAAGTCTGTACTTCATACACTAATTCATACACTACAGCAAACACAGTTCTGGTGAATGACCTGGACACGCCTGTTTAGAAGGTTGCAGGTCCAGAGGTTTGCAGCAGACAGCGTACTGCAGGGTGACCTTAAATCACCACAGACGCACACCGTGAGCGCCTAATGCAATCACCGGTCTGGGTGCGCCATGGTAACGTGTAATACGTGCTGAATGGCTGGCGACCTGAGGTCGTCATGGTAACGCTCATGGAAACATGGTCATCTCTTGTGTAGAACGTAACTAAGGGGGCGCGGCACAAGATCATCATCAGCATCCAGAAACTGAAAGAGCGACAGAACATGCTGAGATCCCTGGAGaaggtgtgtacacacacacacacacacacacacatacacacatacacacacacacacacatacacacatacacacacacacacatacatacacacacacacacacacacacacacacacacacacacacacgtacacatacgtacacacacacacacgtacacacacacatacacacatacacacacacacacacacacacacacacgtacacacacgtacacgcacacacacacaagtacatgtacacgtacacacacacacacatacacgtacacacacacgtacacacacgcacacacacaagtacatgtACACgcggacatacacacacgcgtacacacacacacacgtacacacacacacacacgtacacacacacaaacacacatgtacacagacacacatgtacacacacatacacacgtacacacacacacacacgtacacacacacacacacatacacacacgtacgtacacacacacacacacacacacacacaccctccacccgcTACACCCGCTCAGAAATAGTGGTCTATATAAATAGGAAAGTGATATGTGTTGTGGACACTTGGTGGGTAGTTTCAAAGGACAGAAGGAAAACAAAGACTAACTCTTGATTTTCACTTTCAAAAAGCAAGCGTGGTTTTAGCTTCTGTGAAATTTCTATGTTAAATACACTGGACAGTCTGAACATTTTAATACACACCCCTGTAATATCTgggaaacgtatttaaaataTCTGTCACTCACAATTCTTTTCTGGGTGCAAAGTTTTCGCTGTTAATTGTGAATCTCATTTCCTCATTTGCATACATTGTTTCTGCATTTGCATACATTGTTTCTGCATTTGCATAATATTTTCTACATTTACatacattgttttgtttttaatataCTACGGTGTTGCTGGTTGTTCCTTTGGAGACGAGCAGCGGTCTCTACCGTCGTCACTATAAGTGTCCTGCGATACACCTTCAGCTGTCTAATTTCAGGACAACCTTTTCATCAAGCTCTCAATCTCCAGTCACGTAACTGCCTGCGGTTTCGAAACGAGACCCCTGGCCCTAGCTCTCAGGATCCATTCAGAGTTTAACGCGCTATTCGTGAGAATCCGTTTCAGGCTGGCCACGCCACCAGGAGGCAAACACGTGTATATTTTTGGTAGAACTTCCTCACCACATGTCACTTTCCACCTCATTACATAGCagaaatatcccccacacctgACAGCTGCTCGTCTAGAGTTTATACAAGTGTCTAAAATAATGCTGTTAGCAACAACCTTGAATAGGAGTTGCACTCGTGTGTGTTAATTTGTTATCAgagttgtctctctctctctctctctctctctctctctctctctctctctgtccatctgacTTTTGCTCTTTCAGTCTCTaagtctctatctctctgtctccccctttGTTCTATTCATTGTTCACCCCCTCATTTCCCTGGAATTGTTTTCAGTCTCCCTGACTCTCTGTTGTTTGTTTATGATTCCCTTTcgtcttccctctctccctccctccatccctccctccctccctcctcaggACGTACTGGAAGGGGGGAATCTCCGTGCCCCCTTGCAGGAGCTGCACCAGATCATCCTGACGCCCATCAAGGCTCACAGCACGGAGGAGTCgtcacagcgccccctgctgagCGCAGAGGGGAAGACCGTGCCGGGCTCTCACATGGCTGGTGGGGAGGCTGAGGGCAGCACCACACTGGTTGCCGAGGGAGACATCCCCGGTCAGTTCACGCGCGTCATGGGCAAAGGTATGTCCACACACTGGCACCCTGGGGCCATTTGGAAGGATTACCGATAGAATGAGTCAATCGTGTTCCTGCtgaaggggtggggtgggggggagtcTCACGTAGTCTCGTGTATTTCTCCTCGCGTCTTGCTCACTCTTCCCTCATCTCCGCTCCACTCGCAGTTTGCACGCAACTCCTCGTCTCGCGGCCGGATGAGGAGAACATCAGCTCCTATCTGCAGCTCATCGACAGGTGCCTGATCCACGAGGTCAGTGCGGATTCGCTCCGTCCCTCACGAGGGCGGCGGCCGAGTTAAAACATCTGCCTGTTTGCTTTAGAATGCTCGCAGTAAAGAGGCAATGCACGGGGAGCCGTTTGACCATGATACGAGCTGTTATAAATCTCAGTGGAAGCCCAGAGTCACGATAAcctcccacccccccacccccttttcCCCGTCACTGTCAGGCTTTCACAGAGACGCAGAAGAAGAGGTTGTTGTCATGGAAACAGCAGGTGCAGAAGCTCTTCCGCTCGTTCCCACGGAAAACTCTCCTGGACATAGCGGGGGTACCGGCCGCAGAGGAGGTAGCGTGCGTTCACCGAGCCCAGCTGTGCACAAGTGTTCAAGAGTTCACGCTCCGCTTCGGCTTTAGTTCGGCCGATATCAGTGCCTGATGTGATCACTGACCCCTGTTTGGAACATTTTTGAAAAAGGCTACAGCTAAATCTAAAGAGTTATGTTAAGCTATTGAAAACGATGATTGTGTCCGTCAGTTTCTTCAGTATAATAGACACTTCTTTATTTTATAGAGTGTAAGCTCCTTAACACCCATCTGAAGATCAAACCTAACGCAGATCTGGTGTCATTGGCATGTCCCAACATGATCAGCCCCTTGAGTTTTCTCTCtcatgatgatgtcatgtgGGTGCTACTTGCCtctcacattgtgtgtgtgtgtgtgtgtgtgtgtgtgtctgcagcagCCGTGGGTTTGGCCAGTCAAACTCCCTCCCCAGTGCGGGGTGCGTGGGGGGCGGAGTCTCAACCCGGCGGAACCTGCGTCAGTTCCCCGTCCCCTCACGCAGTCTCCCCGCCGCACGCCTGGGTTTGCTCGGCACCGCCGGCCTGCTGGGGCCCACGTCACGCAGCACTAGCAGTACACCCACCAGCTTGAAGCAGGGCAGACAggtgtgtctctctcacacacacacacacacacacacacacacacacaca contains:
- the samd4a gene encoding LOW QUALITY PROTEIN: protein Smaug homolog 1 (The sequence of the model RefSeq protein was modified relative to this genomic sequence to represent the inferred CDS: deleted 1 base in 1 codon), translated to MMFRDQVGVLASWFKGWNECEQTVALLSLLKRVSRTQARFLQLCLEHSLSECTELHVLEVDANNPGVISQWQGESKERLISLVLTHLPLLKPGNCEAKGEYMRLLPKILAHTIEYGRHLEESRQLLSYALIHPATSLEDRAELALWLNHLEERAATRAAGDAVERTPPSHPGQPTHLYGPHQRYGSDDRLNGWQGSRDSVLAGWHTQHSCENGHLLLYPSSSVPATINTVGTGSGTNSILPGSQHSPLKRSVSLTPPMSGPSNQPLGHVWLSQEDLRGRAPAPEHAPLSPQSSVASSGSGGSEHLEDGSGLGIAIRSTFHDEGSGMRDVPAWLKSLRLHKYAGLFSTMTYEEMMSLTEQHLEAQNVTKGARHKIIISIQKLKERQNMLRSLEKDVLEGGNLRAPLQELHQIILTPIKAHSTEESSQRPLLSAEGKTVPGSHMAGGEAEGSTTLVAEGDIPGQFTRVMGKVCTQLLVSRPDEENISSYLQLIDRCLIHEAFTETQKKRLLSWKQQVQKLFRSFPRKTLLDIAGYRPQRSRGFGQSNSLPSAGCVGGGVSTRRNLRQFPVPSRSLPAARLGLLGTAGLLGPTSRSTSSTPTSLKQGRQGLWFANPGGSNSMPSRTHSSVQRTRSLPVHTNPHTLAMCQQADLQVPVTEPDINNRLESLCLSMTEHALGDGVDRTSTI